The Actinomycetota bacterium genome contains the following window.
TCAAGGCGGCCAGACGCTCGAGCGACAGCGCCAGGTGCGCCCCGCGCTTGTTCCCCGCGACGGCGTGGATCTCGTCGACGATCACCTGCTGGACGTGGCGCAGCGTCAGACGTGCTTTGGACGTCAGCAGCAGGTACAGCGACTCCGGTGTGGTGATCAGGATGTCGGGTGGGTTGCGCACCATCGTCTGACGCTCACGGCCGGGCGTATCACCCGTGCGGATCGCGACGGTGGGTGCCGTCAACTCCAGACCCATCCGCTCGCCCGCCAGGACGGCGCCGCGCAGCGGTGCACGCAGGTTCTTCTCCACGTCGACGGCCAGGGCCCGCAGCGGGGAGACGTACAGAACCCGGGTGCGTTCGTCGCGGGGCGGGACCGGGGTGGTCACCATCCGGTCGATGGCGGTCAGGAACGCGGCCAGGGTCTTCCCGGAGCCGGTGGGAGCCAGCAGCAGGGTGTGGTCCCCGGCCGCGATCGGTGGCCAGCCGGCCGCCTGCGCGGCGGTCGGCTCGCGGAACGTCGTCGCGAACCACGTGCGGACGGCGGGAGAGAAGTGCTCGAGGGGCATCGCAGGCGCGACGCTACCCGCGGGCGGGGTTGCACGGCTGCGCGCGCCGTCACACCCGGTGGAACACCAGCAGGCGGCCGGTGACGGTCCCGTCCTCCTCACGCAAGGTGTGGGCGGTCTGCCGGAGGCGGCCCTGGTCGGCGGTCTCCAGGTTCAGGTGGTCCTCTGACCGGCCGTCGAGGAGCGCCTCCGGCGCTGCGGCGGCGCGCAGCCGTGCCAGGGACGCGTCCGTCAACGATGTCTCGGAGCGGTCGATCAGCTCGTCGACGGTGAGTCCCACCGGTGGTGCGGCGAGGCCGAACAGCTCCAGACAGGCGCGGTTGGCGTCTCGGATCACACCGTCGGGAGACACGAGCAGCATCCCGTCGTCGAGCGCATCGAAGACCAGGTTGGCCTGCGCCCACAGGGGCCGCAGCCGCGCCGGCGAGGGCGTGACGTCGACGTCGGGGAGCTCGGGGCGGTCCTCGACGGCCACGATCCGATCGAGGATCTCCAGGAAGCCGGCGACGACCTCAGGGTCGAACTGCGCGCCCGCCCCCGCCCGCAGCTCCTCGACGGCCTCCTCGACTGACATCGCCGGTCGGTAGGGACGGTCGTGCACCATCGCATCGAACGCGTCGCAGACGCCGAACATCCGCGTGACGAGTGAGATGTCGGTGCGGGCCAGCCCGCGCGGGTAG
Protein-coding sequences here:
- a CDS encoding HD domain-containing protein encodes the protein MPEQRVGDDRLGVLQEQLLHYARDLRGALDRTQATVAELSRTHLETVAALAAAIDVRDAVTGGHVYRVAHYGIVLARHLAPQHAADPQLVYGFLLHDIGKLGVPDGILMKPGRLTEAEQTLMRRHVTYGVRFVEQVSFLQPALQVVATHHEAFDGSGYPRGLARTDISLVTRMFGVCDAFDAMVHDRPYRPAMSVEEAVEELRAGAGAQFDPEVVAGFLEILDRIVAVEDRPELPDVDVTPSPARLRPLWAQANLVFDALDDGMLLVSPDGVIRDANRACLELFGLAAPPVGLTVDELIDRSETSLTDASLARLRAAAAPEALLDGRSEDHLNLETADQGRLRQTAHTLREEDGTVTGRLLVFHRV